ATTGAAAAGTAAAAGCTGGATCCTCTCTTCCTGGATCCtgcaaaaaaacataattttgtagtGTTACCAAGccaaagctatttatttattattatttattattattaatcagatttgtatgccgcccctctccgcagactcggggcggctcacagcaataacaatacaatgtaaaacaaatctaatatttaagttaattttaaaaaaacctatttattttagatacattttcttctatttgttatttattgttcATTTAAGATGCTTTCTGAAAACttgggactcccccccccccatcttattCAGATTACATTAAACATTACAGAgatagtctctcttttttttttgtagcgGTGCAAATTCCAGAGACAGCAAAAATGATTTCCCCCTTTTCATATGCTTTTCAGCTTTGTAGACCTTTTTGAGATTTTCCTGCAGTGAAAGCAGTAAGAAGGATTAACCAAATCAGCTTCAGACTGGGAGATCTTGGTATTCTGATGGGATTTGAACACCTCCAATCTTTCCATAGGCACAACGGAGGCTTTTTCAGGGACATGGGTCTTGGCAAATTCCTCTTTGCTGGTAAAGAAGTAAAGCTTATTCAGCAAGTTAGATCTTAAATATACATAGCTGAAACTCTAATAAATGTTGCTTATGGATTTCCCCTGCCTTCTTTTGATCAATCCTCACTTCTGGTTTTCAGGTGCTAAAGTGGGATGTGCTGTTATATTTTTagcttttgaagaaaaagatgagaTATGTATAAtaaacattttctcttttttttctcctcttccttcttcctctactTCTCCCTAGGAGAGAGAGCTTTCCCCATTGGAACTAGATGGTGAGTTGGCAATGTTTTGGGAACATGATGGGGTGGACTTTGGATTTTGGCCATGAGAGGGAGATGCAGTCCTCACTTTTTCATTGCTAATGCAtatgtgcacttatgtgcctaatgtccctgtcctactgtcttattatcctttctattactacgttctacttagaaacatagaaacatagaagtctgacggaagaaaaagacctcatggtccatctagtctgcccttatactatttcctgtattttatcctaggatggatatatctttatcccaggcatgtttaaattcagttactgtggatttaccaaccacctctgctggaagtttgttccaagaatctactactctttcagtaaaataatattttctcatgttgcttttgatctttcccccaactaacttcagattgtgtccccttgttcttgtgttcactttcctattaaaagcacttccctcctggaccttatttaacccttattttacttatgttatgttaatatgtactataatactatacttgcttgacaaataaataaataaaaataaaataaataatcagtaAAAAAAGGGCTTTTACAGATTTACCCAGATCCCAGATTCCATTTCCATAACTTTAATTCTTTTTCAGTGTCTGTTAAGTTTCTCTACTGAAGTGGCATGAGACTATTTAgggacttcagctctttattggttgtGGCTAGCAAATATCAGTCAGGCCCTGCTCTAGGCAGGGATTTAAACAGGGAGCCCTTTAAAGAGGGAAGATTGATATTAGAGGCAAAGAAAGTACAGGAAGGCAAATcagcgataataataataattctttgggTGTAGGACTTTGTTAAGGTAATAAACTGCCTCTCCTGCAAACTCTAAATGGTCATGATAGTTCCAAATTAGCCAACATGGCAATTTTATTAGTCAGAATGATTGTGACAGAAACACTCTCtagtctaggccagtgtttcccaaccttggcaacttagagatatctggacttcaactcccagaattccccagccagcatttgctggctggggaattctgggagttgaagtccagatatcttcaagttgccaaggttgggaaacactggcctaggcagTACAGTTCTACATAGATTACTTGTGCTTGCTACCTTAAAGTTGTAGTGTCAAACTcattttcattgagggctgcattaggattgtgtttgacctggggggcTGGGGTGAGCATGGTCAGGGTAGGCATGGCTAGTGCATGGTGCTGGGGGCATCTGTGGTAGCCTGAGAGCTCTCGAAAGCGAGCTATCAAGCTCCAGTTTTTGGTCGAGAGGCCTTCTGCAGtcctctaccagcaaaaatggagctcaggggtCTCCCTAAGGGAGCAGttccctgagctccattttctctggcagagggctgcaggaggctgggctgaaaacagagcctgggagGGTCATACTcagccctcccgagctctgttttcactggcggaAGCACCATTTCCAGGGGGactccatgggccagatctaagcaccctgcaggccgcATCTGGttccatgggccttgagtttgacatccctagcTTAAAACCAGCCTCTCCAGTTTCTGGCAACCTCTGAATGGCCTTGGCTGTAAGAGTCCCCAAGGGCACGCTTGCCTTCCAGGGCCATGAGCCTTTCCTGAATCCCCAATGGCAGAAACAAAAAATCAAGACAGGAATATTTTCTTCATGTCTCCAAAGGgtggtttttattttgttttgtttgcctTTCCTGGCAGAGCTGTTAGATGCTTTCAAGGAGTTTGACACGGATCAGGATGGCTTCCTCAGCTACAAAGATCTAGGAGACTGCATGAGAACCATGGGCTACATGCCCACAGAGATGGAGCTCCTGGAGGTCTCCCAGCACATCAAAATGCGCAGTGAGTTGAATATTTATGTGCTTCTCCAGTTTCCAAGGCTCATGGTCAATAACAGTCAGAGGATGGAGTGTTGCTGACAAGACTGCTAAGGTAACCGTGTCAGAATTGGGTAGTTTCTCAGTCTCTGTATACAGGTGTCCAGAGTTAGTTCACAATTGATAATTTTAGTTGCAGTGCATAGAAAACTGCTCTGGTTTTTGAGCAGTGGAGAACatgaaaaaataattaagaactgGTTGTAAAAGACATAGAGCAATTCTTGAAGTTTCAATTTCTTTCACAAGTTCTGACTGCAATGCACAGTTGTATCAATTGAGTAAGCACATATGCActgttttttcttcagtttttttctggatgtgttttggCTCTGTCCTATATATATGCATTTAAATGTGCAAAAATAAATCCCAAATCAAAATGGATTGCATGGCTTTACATTCATACTTCATGTTTGATAAGGATGATATTTTCTAAAACCAAACTGTTTTTctagtatgttttttaattaaaggAATAAACCTCAGCTTGGATCTGAATAATATAATTGGCCTTTGGCTGCTAAGCTATTCCCCCACCCCCTCAGTAGTATGCAAAGTGGGACTTGCTCTGGTTCCATCTACTGATATACCCAGATGCTGCTTCCAAAAATGCTTTGAGTTGCAACTATTCTGCAAAAGGTACAGAAGAAGCTTATAAAAGCTCTGCTTAATTTCCATAAATATCTTTTATGGGGAAAGTGTTTTGTTTTATGGAACTGATGCTAGAGAAACAGTTATAATCTGCTGAAGAACAGGTAGTCTAAGGGCATGCTCATCTCATTCTTTTTCTATAAGTATGGTAAGAACTTATAGAGTTCTGAAAGTTAGCTATTGTGGAAAACAGAATGCTAGATTAGAATTCTGCTTTTGGTCTGTTCCAATTTACTAGATTTATATAAAACTCTTAGtttcatataaatgtaataaataaataaaataaatatcttgaaGAAAGGTTGTTTGTGTATCTAACTACACCATCTCCTACCTCATTCAAAAGTGCTTCTTCCATTAATTGAACTAATCATTTCTTGTTATCTTTCCTCTTAGTGGGAGGGCGTATAGATTTTGAGGAGTTTGTAGAGATGATGAGACCCAAATTGCTTGAAGAAACAGCTCATATGGTGGGCGTGAGGGAGCTGAAGATCGCCTTCCGTGAGGTATGATAGCCAAGTTATGAACTGGATATGTAAACTTGTGCTGAAAGCCATGCATGATATTTCCATAATTGGTACTAAATTATTTTATGAAACGGAAGAAGAAGTGAGGCTTTGGTTAGAAATATGCTTGTTCCCTAGGCACAAAATACAGCACACAGTTAAGTTAAGTAACAATGGTCATTTAATTATTTCAAGGTGGGATATATGTAGAACAGAGCCACATAATCTTACCAAGGATAGAGAGGGGGCAACTGAGGCAGAAGAGATCCACTTCCTAATCCTGCTAAATTTATGCTTATGAAAGTGATAGAATCTGGGGCCCTTACTCTGAATGGGATGGAATATGTTAACCTTCTGGGCCATTTCAAGAGAAGATATGATGGCATACTTTATCTTCTACATGTCATCCAATGCACCAACCTCCTTTTGCCTTCTAAACACCGGTGGTCTGAAATTGGTACCAGTGAAGGATTACCAAAATTTATACTGCCACATtgggggcgtggcttatgcaggccgccctgcattttctttcaacatcttgcaaattgggtgctggtggaggtccattttcactaccccactgttttccctcctgtccgggcagtagcccacccctggttggtaCTGACTAACAACCTCAAGGAAGAGGCAaggtttatctttttttttcctctgaGGAGGGAAATCTCAAAAGAGATATGGCTCCTGCACCATCTAAATTCAGAACCATAAAGTTtcatttagatcagtggttctcaatctttctaatgctgcgactccttaatacagttcctcaggttgtggtgactcccaaccataagtctagtgccaattctcccaacagagcttgaagttgattggcaggaaggtcagagggacagccccactgtaaacgcctgattggtcggattgtaaaaatatgttccaaggcgccagaatagaatttaaattaatttattcgacttctttagttttagaagctttagttcctaagaacaccatgggaaatttgtcttttcctgtggtgttaggcgacccctgtgaaacggtcccgacctccaggttgagaacccctgatTTAGATTAACACAAAATGTCACTACTCAAATATTGTTGTGGCTCAGAGACCGCTAGAAGGCTACCAAAATGGTATCATTGGGAATAAATACAGATGATCTTTTGATCAATTGAAAGCCCTGAGGTAATCTTACTCTAATATCCTATGCgtttgactccccccccccctaatctaTTAATGGCACCTGTCTTTTTCTAGCTCATTTTAGCTCTATATACAGTACTTCTCTCATACAGAACTGAAGACTATATTTAGCAAAATGCTTAACTTcatcccctctctcctttcccccaTGGGTTGCTTGTTCATTGAAAATTATTACTGCAGGGCCTTTTGATTTACACCCaggaataacatttatttatctgattgattgattgatttttgatTGATATATTTCTGGCTCTTTAAAGAAAAACTCTTTAAGTGAATAGCCACAGAGAAAGCTAATAGACATTCGAAAGCATATCTCCCATTGTGATGCTTTATCTCCAATATCTTTTGCTGATAGAACATTTAAAAGTTATAGGTGCCTTTGGAATGTGGAATGCAGAATGGAATGAGGAAAATAGGAATGGACAATTAATTATAGTTTTATTGAACCGCAAGGAGCTAAGTCAATCTAATTTATAAAATGAAATTGATGCTTCTCAGTGCTATAAAAATCTAATTCCTGATAGaccactgttacatttcagaaaaTATAGAACTTATATAATTTAGATGTATAAAGGTGGCCTGCTGAGGACATGCAATTTAACACGACATCTAAAATTTGGAAAAAGAACTACATAAAATAATGTTATATTGAATATAAAAGGGAACAATATGCTGCAGCCAAGACAATATACATATCAGTAGGCATGACGCAAATCTCCACCAGAGCTTGAGGAAGGAGCCAAGTGTTTAAATATCATCTCAGCATGAGTAGGTGGTCCAAACCCTTTTCCAGGGAGAAATTGTTCCAAAGAGCGGGTGCCGTAACAAATGTTTGAGTGGGAAGTAAATACAGTCAGTTCTCAGGCAATTCCTTCTTTCTTAAGTTTGATACAGATGGAGATGGAGCTATCAGCAGTTTAGAGCTGCGCCAGGCTGTGACTGCTCTCTTAGGTGAGCAACTCAATGCCCAGGAGTTGGATGAGATCCTGCAGGATGTAGATCTCAATGGAGATGGAAAAGTGGATTTTGATGGTGAGAAACATCAGCATGTTTGTTAACCCTTTTCCCTTAATAGATATTGTAAAGTTAGGATTTGTTTTCTAGAAACGAAACACTGTCAtagaggctttttaaaaaaaagttgaataGATGCATCACAAATAGTACAGAACAGCATTGGCTGGATTGCTGGAAGAATACCTAACAATGCAATAAACAGTCTAGAAAAGTTGTAGGTTTCCAGAAATGGATACCACTGCATTGGTAAGTTCCAGTAGGAGCCATACAGTAATCATCTGTTTTCAATTTTATCTATGAAAACATACACAAGTTTGCACCAGAACtctttcatttcaattcatttaatgtacatttaaaaaacagaattctTTGCTACTCCTTACATCTTTAATGGAAACAGATTGTGGCCACTGTTTGTTTTCCTTTGAAGCTTTGTATGGGTCTGTAGTTAATTTTGTAAcgtactgtgtttccccccaaataatcagaaaataagccctagcacgatttttcaggatgcttgtaatataagccctacccccaaaataagtcccAGTTAGGATTGTCTTAATTGATGGTCTTATTGTCATGGTAGTAGCTATCAAAGAATATGGATCAATTTCAAAATTCACAGATACGTCCTTTGATCATAATTTGTATATAAGTAGCAGTGtcagattcatagatgccaagtgtatcggtggttattgaaacggatatccaagtgccgcttctatgttggatgaggcaggcaggattcccttggctaccatttgttggaggtcaaggcaaagggagggttttgtcttctctttctgctcaagattcccacaTACAGTTGGTGGGccgctgtgtgacacagaatgctgg
This genomic window from Erythrolamprus reginae isolate rEryReg1 chromosome 1, rEryReg1.hap1, whole genome shotgun sequence contains:
- the CABP4 gene encoding calcium-binding protein 4; the protein is MPHKKPVKTEGLAEGKVEERKQPARHDSESKDSKTESPASPQSSHAKHGKKHQEDPHAAATKAYSPFLNKVFGKERELSPLELDELLDAFKEFDTDQDGFLSYKDLGDCMRTMGYMPTEMELLEVSQHIKMRMGGRIDFEEFVEMMRPKLLEETAHMVGVRELKIAFREFDTDGDGAISSLELRQAVTALLGEQLNAQELDEILQDVDLNGDGKVDFDEFVMMLSSV